AGATGTGGTATAAAAGGGAAAGGATAGCCTAAACAGTACAATGATGCAAGTTCACATTTCATATGCTGTCTTCCCTGCCTCATGAATATGCTAGCATGGTTGTCTTCTAGATTATGCACATGTCTTTGTTTTCCATATACTATCTACGCATTGTGTAGTATGTACTAATTCTAGGGAGACTGATCTCATACTGTTCACTCTTCAGAATTAGTATTTATAAGTTTTTGTGTGGTTTTAGTACCTCAGTTAAGAAATAAACATTAGCCTTCTCTAAAGAGGTTTGCTGCCTTGCTTTTTATAATTCTATTAATTTATATTAATCTCCTTGCATAGAACTTCTGTTGCATTACTCCCCGATTGCTATTAGTGGCCCTGTCACAAGAGATTGTTGTAAATCCTCAATATGTGTTTGATGTAAGACAATGTCCAATCTACTACATGGTGTCTCAGTCTCAAGTTCATAATTTCTATATCATTTGAATTGTATACAACAAGATACAAAAGCAGTAGGTCTCCAACTGGCACAAAAATGCAGACTTGATTTGTTTTAGTTCCTTAATACATCTACTACAACCTACAAGAGACCCTATCTAAGAAAACAAAATCAAGGACCAATGTACTTCTGACATTATTTCTCATTAATATCAAATTAGAATAACATTGATGGAACATATTCTTTTTCTCTCCTTGCTTGAGTTAATGGAGTACAGTATTGCATTTTGCTGAGATGTTCTGCTCAATGCAGGTTTGGAGTCGACCAAGGAAGTCACAGTTTAAGAGCTCGAGGAGGAGGGGCGTGTGGAGGTTCCCGCCGCCAGTGGCTGCACTGCTGGTCTTCGTCGCCTGCTCCTGTCAGATCCAGCATGACCTACCCTATCGGTTCTCCGTCGCTTCACTCTGCTTCATGTGCATATGTGCAGAGAAGATGACGACCCCGCCCCTGTTCTTCGCCAGCCACACTCTCCCTTATGCGGTAATAAATCTCAAGAAATGCCCTTTTCGTTTACATGAACATCAAACTTACTTTTTTGTTTGATGTTGGTGCATGTCCAGCCTGATATGTGTGTTTGGCTGCTGCTGTGCGATTGCTGGCTGTGTTGCTACTTGTGGCAATAGTTATTTTGTTTAAGTATGTGGGACGACAATGCTTCTGTCTTTTGGTGGAATCATTTTCCTTTTAATTTAATTACCTGAGAAAAAATTCTATATTTTCTTACTTCCCTTTCTTTGTTGTTTTCATGGCTGACTATTTGAAGTTATCTGTTCACTTAAGCAGTTCTTGCCTGCGGGCAAGTTTTTGTATGTTCATCTAATAATGGAAAAGATTCAAACCTTCAATTTTGTAGGAACGATTTTATTGCTCGAGTAAGATATGTATTTACCAAAGAACATGAGAAGGGCAAGTTTTTATACATTGGAACTTTCATTACCCCCAGTATTTTAGTCCTTTTCCTTGCATCTTGCTCCCAGGAATCCTTGAGTGTATAGGTTCTCTCCATTGAAACCGTTTAGGTAGAATATACTTATGGTGGTATAGTTGTTTTACCAGTATTATAATTCAGCTGTGCAAAATTTAATTGCGGCTGTAAGGATTCAGGTTTGTCTCATGGTAAACCTTATCAGTTAGACCTGGTAAAAGTTGAATACTGCATCCATTTATATTATATTCTGCTGAATAATATATCAAATTATTCGTCTCTTTTACGGCGGTTTGCTAACTTATTTTGCATAGCATTTCTAACAGCATCAAATGTGTTCTTCGATGAATCCTAAACAGATATAGACGTACATCTTTGATTAGGCCGCCTAATTAGTTTACTTTATctaatagattgaaagttttttggTTTCTATTTATGGTGAAACAAATGGGTTCCTCACAATTTAGTTGATGGTAAAGAGTTAGTGAAGCCGACATTCCAAATTACTTTACTAGATTAATCGTATTGCACTTACCTTTCATAGAATATGAATATTTACTTTGTTTTTCATATCACATCTTTAAGATATTTAGTTGAATCTGCTTCTATTGGCACCCAAAAGTTTATCAAACTATTTTACTTTTCCTTTATGCAGCATTGATTTACAAAAAATACTCAACCTTATTTCTGACGTTTACAaaattatattaaaaaatattgcaTACTGGCACTGGAGCAGGTTATATTTCATTTtttgcccggtgcaacgcacgggcatttgtactagtaattATAAACCAAGAAACAAACTAGGCATCACGTTAATCCACACAGGCTAAATTATTTGGTCCGTTAATCATATAGTGGGTCCTAATTATAACGGCTGAGATTTAAAAGGATTTTAGGTACAAGATACGTAGGAGCATATTGGCATGTCACGCTATATCTCTCCAAGAACTCATGCGtgttgaaattaaaaaaaaaaggaCTAAGACGGACGTGTTAGCACATGTTAGGAAAAAGAAGTCCCAAAAAGGAACGACAACAGAATCGTGCATAGCACGGCCACCACACGCAAAAGGGAAATACAAGGACACGTACTATTTTGGAATGCACCCATACATCCTTAATAGATCTGTATTTTTTTTAAATCGCATGAATAGAGGTAGTCGTCAAGATTCAGAAGGAGCGGAGGAAAAATACAAAGACGTGGCAGCCGTGAGCCCTCGACGCCTCCAAGGAGCCCGTGcagcacacatgcatgcatgcatgcatgcggccACATACTGATTAGGGATTAAGTTTTCTCTCTTTCATGCTAATTCAATCATCCATTATTAAATTAATCAACCATTGTTCTACTATGGTTTTCTTGGCTATCTGATGGGATTGATACAGATGGAAGAGTTGGATTGGAAGCATGTCGCACATCTCCTCGACGGCTGGGTTAGACCATGGCGAGCAAAAGGTAATAACATCACCCTGATTCAATAAAGATGCTCAATTTTTCTAATATGGTCAAGTGGGGTTCCAGTATGATTGATGAACGGGTCGATGTCTCTAGGCAATTGCCTGTCCACCTACGTATATAGATATAGTGTCTTTTTACAAGGAAAACTCAACGAATCTTTGATGACTCAATAGGAGAAACACCGAGGATCGAGGCACGGGACAAGAGATGGCCGCAATCGACTCCGGACAAACTCCTCCTGTCAATAGGTGGGCGCCGTCTGCATCCGATGCATCCACGTGCGAGCAAAATCATCATATAGTTTGTCATACATGTTAAACCAGTCGAAAGGATTCAATTGTTTTCATGTAACGTGCATCTACATGGTATGGATATTTCACTTAAATTACTATGTTTTCATCATTTGTTCTACTATGTGATGAATTGGTATTCTAAATTTATTAGATAATGCCTTTATATAAATTTTTGAAGTATGAAATATGTTCCTGGTAGTTATAGGTAGTATACATGACACTAGGAAGAATTATTtaagttttccttttcttttttacccTCAGAAAAAGAAAGAATGCTTTAAATCATGTTAAAGTAATAAGAAAAATTCTCACTACATAATTAACATCTATAAGTTCCATGTAGCTTTCCTTTTCTAACATGATACTACTAAGTGTGGCCCGACATCCGCCCCGTGAATTAATACATCCTTAACTGATTTCTGGATCCAGCACCACCATCACCGTCGAGTCTATCCACACATGTCCTTTGGTCcatactagtaagcatgcacgtgcaacgcacgtctcaaacAAAACAAGTTAACATGGTATCAGATCGCTACAAAATGTTATCATGTCACTCAAATTATATTTTCAAAAAGTGTGACATATTTCTGATCCAACACATGTATCCTAGTCTATAGTAAAAACATCTATTCTGGATCTAATTTTTATTATTATAATGTGAGGTGAATCGGA
Above is a window of Triticum aestivum cultivar Chinese Spring chromosome 6B, IWGSC CS RefSeq v2.1, whole genome shotgun sequence DNA encoding:
- the LOC123133858 gene encoding uncharacterized protein — its product is MDHQLHNMLAKLSQVWSRPRKSQFKSSRRRGVWRFPPPVAALLVFVACSCQIQHDLPYRFSVASLCFMCICAEKMTTPPLFFASHTLPYAERFYCSSKICIYQRT